The Erigeron canadensis isolate Cc75 chromosome 4, C_canadensis_v1, whole genome shotgun sequence genome window below encodes:
- the LOC122597363 gene encoding uncharacterized protein LOC122597363: MDRQWMYQKDVNFEEFLQGVRSFLLVAEAHRLAKGTNEIFCPCSKCKNFVGHKNINEIEFHLLQNGFVRKYNIWSEHGESLAAGSSTSVSGSFANENNDSNMNRNPENLKRMFHDMEATTVGDSHQEKLQELFVEAKNDLYDGSKYSKLSAVLELFNLKASNGWSDKSFTSLLKFLKKILPEANTLPISIYEAKKIICPMGLGYQRIAACPNDYMLYRNEYEDLHACVTCGTSRYKKEPDEPFDDVKKNGPPAKVLWYFPIIPRLQRLFASKKEARLMRWHFDERKKDGKIRHVADSPQWRNSNNKFLDFGNEIRNIRFGLSSDGINPFGNMSSRYSTWPVFLCIYNLPPWLCMKRKYIMMSLLISGPKQPGNNIDIYLAPLIDDMKDLWGPGIEVYDAYKNEKFRLRAMIYCTINDFPAYGNLSGYSTKGNYACPVCEDETHSRRLENCKKTVFMGHRRSLPINHLYRNMSLEFDGKTEMITVRKRLDGDYVLARVNIINNVFGKTTPVIQGMWKKRSIFFDLPYWKDLEVRHCLDVMHIEKNVCESLTGVLLNIPGKTKDGVNARKDMVSWGIHLELALVEKDKGHTYLPPTCYTMSKDERAQFCKCLRDIKVPSSYSANIKSLVSMKDCKLQGMKSHDCHVLMTHMIPIALRGLLPEHIRHTITQLCSFFNTIHLKVLDLEVLDSLQSEIILTLCQLEMYMGVLKGYVRNRSRPEGSIVDGYVAEEAAEFCTGYLDGIKSIGVSQSRHLGRLSGAGTIGSKSFNPDYKLFELAHFAVLQHMTCISP; the protein is encoded by the exons ATGGATCGACAATGGATGTACCAAAAAGATGTTAATTTTGAGGAATTTTTACAAGGCGTCCGAAGTTTTCTTTTAGTTGCTGAAGCTCATCGATTAGCTAAAGGAACGAACGAGATTTTTTGTCCTTGTTCCAAATGTAAAAACTTTGTGGGGCATAAGAATATCAACGAAATTGAGTTTCATTTGTTGCAAAATGGGTTTGTTCGTAAGTATAATATTTGGTCAGAGCATGGGGAATCACTCGCTGCAGGTAGTAGCACATCAGTGTCCGGATCTTTTGCCAATGAAAACAATGATTCAAACATGAATCGTAACCCTGAAAATTTAAAAAGGATGTTCCACGATATGGAGGCTACTACTGTTGGTGATTCTCATCAAGAAAAATTACAAGAGTTGTTTGTTGAGGCAAAAAATGATTTGTATGATGGTTCTAAGTACTCAAAACTTTCCGCTGTTTTGGAGTTATTTAACTTAAAAGCAAGCAATGGTTGGAGTGACAAAAGCTTTACAagccttttaaaatttttgaaaaaaattctcCCCGAGGCTAATACGTTACCCATTTCTATATATGaagcaaaaaaaataatttgtccAATGGGATTAGGATATCAAAGAATAGCTGCATGTCCGAATGATTACATGTTGTACAGAAATGAGTATGAAGATCTACATGCATGTGTTACTTGTGGTACATCAAGGTATAAAAAGGAGCCTGATGAACCTTTTGATGATGTGAAAAAAAATGGACCCCCTGCTAAAGTACTATGGTACTTTCCTATCATACCAAGACTTCAACGATTATTTGCGAGCAAGAAAGAAGCAAGGTTAATGCGTTGGCATTTTGATGAGCGTAAGAAAGATGGAAAAATAAGACATGTCGCAGACTCGCCTCAATGGAGAAATAGTAACAATAAGTTTCTAGATTTTGGTAATGAGATCAGAAATATCCGATTTGGACTTAGTTCGGATGGAATTAACCCATTTGGAAACATGAGTAGTCGTTACAGCACTTGGCCGGTTTTTTTGTGCATCTACAATCTCCCACCGTGGTTATGCATGAAACGTAAATACATCATGATGTCATTGTTAATTTCTGGCCCGAAACAACCTGGTAATAACATTGACATTTATTTGGCTCCTTTGATTGACGACATGAAAGATTTGTGGGGTCCGGGTATAGAAGTGTACGATGCATATAAGAATGAGAAATTTCGATTGCGAGCCATGATTTATTGCACGATAAATGATTTCCCGGCCTACGGTAATTTGTCAGGGTACAGCACGAAGGGTAATTATGCATGTCCTGTTTGTGAAGATGAGACACATTCAAGGCGGTTAGAAAATTGCAAAAAAACCGTGTTCATGGGACATCGAAGATCACTTCCCATTAATCATCTGTATCGTAATATGTCTTTGGAGTTTGACGGGAAAACTGAGATGATAACCGTAAGGAAAAGACTTGATGGAGATTATGTACTTGCCCGGGTTAACATTATAAACAATGTGTTTGGAAAAACAACTCCTGTTATTCAAGGAATGTGGAAAAAAAGGTCAATTTTTTTTGATTTACCTTATTGGAAGGATTTAGAAGTTAGACATTGCCTTGATGTAATGCATATCGAAAAAAATGTATGCGAGAGCTTGACAGGGGTACTGCTGAACATTCCCGGAAAAACTAAAGATGGAGTTAACGCTCGAAAAGACATGGTTTCATGGGGGATCCACTTAGAGCTTGCCCTAGTTGAGAAGGATAAGGGGCACACATATCTACCACCAACATGTTATACAATGTCGAAAGATGAAAGAGCACAATTTTGTAAATGTTTGCGTGATATTAAGGTTCCATCTAGTTATTCAGCGAACATTAAGAGTTTGGTGTCAATGAAAGACTGTAAGTTGCAGGGAATGAAATCACATGATTGTCATGTTTTAATGACACATATGATTCCAATCGCACTTCGCGGGTTATTGCCAGAGCATATCCGACATACAATCACACAACTTTGTTCATTTTTTAACACGATCCACTTGAAAGTGCTTGATCTTGAAGTTTTGGATTCATTGCAAAGCGAGATTATCCTGACCCTCTGCCAACTAGAGAT GTATATGGGTGTCTTAAAAGGGTATGTAAGGAATAGATCTCGACCCGAGGGCAGTATTGTTGACGGGTATGTTGCTGAGGAGGCTGCTGAATTTTGTACAGGCTATTTGGATGGTATCAAAAGTATTGGCGTTTCTCAATCTCGTCACTTAGGCAGACTTAG